AAAAGCACAAATGTCGCTGCTATACCCATCGTTATGCCGTTAATAGCAGCCGTCGTAACTGCAAGTGTCGGACACATGCCGACTACCTGTACAAAAGTAGGGTTCTCTTTCCATAAACCATTTTTAAATGTATTAAATATACCCATTAAAATCACCTCACCTATTCGATCCTGCAATAACTTTAAATGCTTCAATAGCTGTATTAACACCCTTTGTTACAGCCTTTGATGTTATTGTAGCACCTGTTATTGCCTGTATCTGATTATCCTGACTTGGAGCTGTTTTTACGACTGTCAAATCTTTATCTGTTTTTTTATCTTTGTATTGTCTATTCCAATTTGGATCAATTGATTTTGCTCCGAGTCCAGGTGTCTCTGACTGATTTACTATCGTTATACCTGTAATTTTCCCCTCTTTATCTATACCAATCATCTCTTCTACAGGTCCACTAAATCCTTGCGGTGCAACTTTAATAACATATCCTGAGACATTGCCGCCGGATTTTCCTTCATTTATTTCTTCTATTAACTTTGGATCTGGCGATAATTTAGGATCACCAGAAGTATCAAATTTAAAATTGTATTTACTTAAATCAATTTTCGTATATTGATCAGCTTTAAGCACTGCTTTCATTGCTTCCATATTTGTATTTTCTTTCTGCTTTGCTATAGGCTTTTCTGTTATATAGTTAAAGAATCCAAGTACTATTGCAGCAATGCCTGTAATCAATAAAAGGGTTATTCCGGTCTTCAAGATATCATTTTTATTTTCCATTTGCTTTTACCTCCCCGAAAACTTTTGGTGCTGTAAATTTATCGATGAGGGGTGTTGCTATATTCATAAGGAGTATCGAATATGACACACCTTCTGGATATCCACCATATAGCCTAATAACAGATGTAAGTATGCCACAACCAATGCCAAAGATAATCTGCCCCTTAGGTGTCACCGGCGATGTCGGGTAATCTGTCGCCATGAAGAAGGCGCCAAGAATTAATCCGCCAGCCATGATATGGTACAAAGGATTACCGGTAAATACGCCATTCTTTCCGAGTACCCACGTCAATACAGCAACAGTCAATATATAGCTTAATGGTATCCTTAATGTGATGACTCTTCTGTATAGAAGATATGCTGCACCTATCAATAGGGCTAAAATAGATACTTCACCTATTGTACCGCCTTTTGCGCCAATAAACATATTCCACAGTGAAGGCAATTTCCCTGATGCTTCTATGCCTTTCATAATAGCAAGAGGTGTTGCACTTGCTACACCATCAACTGTAAAATGGCTCATAGGCACAGGCCACGATGCAAGCAAAAATGCCCTTGCAGCCAATGCAGGATTCATAAAATTGTACCCAAGTCCGCCAAATATTTGTTTTACAATGGCAATTGCAAAAATTGATCCAATCGCTGCAATCCACCATTGTATAGTAACAGGAAGATTAAATGCCAAAAGTATTCCTGTAACAACTGCGCTAAAATCATTTATTGTTATCTCTTTATGTGTCAGCTTTTGAATTATAGCCTCTGTTGCAACTGAAAATACAACACATGTCAGTGTTATAAATAATGCGCGTAATCCGAAAAAAATTATTCCGGCAATTAACGCAGGAATTAATGCTATGATAACATCAAGCATTATCCTTTGCACATCATCATCTGTTCTAAAATGTGGTGATGACGTGACATAAAGTTTATTTTCCATCTTTTGACCTCCAGTCGAATATAGTATTTTCATGATTATAATAATTATCTTACAAGTATTTTACTAGTGTTTGAGATTCATTGACTCAAGAGCTTCGCCTATTATGACATATCTTACGAAAGACCTTTCCTTTTGATTTCTACTTTTTGCGCCTTTTTAGAATCTCGCGCTTTGCAAGTCTAATAGACTCCACAAGTGGTCTTTTTGAAGGACATACGTATGAGCAGCTTCCGCATTCTATGCAATCAACCGCATGGTACTCCTCACATTTTTCAAAGTCATCTTTAAGTGCATATGCACTGATAAATAATGGCAATAGATTCATAGGACATGCATCAACACATTTTGCACACCTTATACAAGGTTTTGGATTTTTGAGTGTCAATATATCCTCAGGAAATACAAGGATACCTGATGTACCTTTGATTACTGGTACGTCAAGCGAATACTGGGCGATTCCCATCATAGGTCCACCAGATATCACTTTACCAGGATTTCCTTTAAAACCACCACAGTATTCAATAAGTTCCTTAAATGGTGTACCAATCTTTACAAGGAGATTTTTGGGATTTTCAACACCTTCACCTGTTACAGTTACGACTCTTTCAATAAGTGGTTTGCCAAGCTTTATAGCATCTGATACAGCACAAGCTGTTCCAACATTGTCGACTATAACACCAACATCAGCCGGTAATTTTCCTGATGGTACTTCTCTTCCTGTTATCGCTTTTATTATGTGCTTTTCAGAACCTTGCGGATACTTCGTCTTTAAAACAGCGACTTCAATGCCATCATATTCTTTGCAAGCCTTATTCATCTCGTTTATGGCATCAACTTTATTATCTTCAATTCCGATATAGCCTTTCGAAACACCTAATGCTTTCATTATTACTCTCATACCGTATACAATATCCACAGCACGTTCTAACATCAGGCGATGATCAGCAGTTAAATACGGCTCACATTCAGCACCATTTAAGATAACTGTATCAATCTTTTTATCTGGTGGCGGATTTAACTTTACCATTGTGGGGAATGTAGCACCGCCCATACCAACTATTCCCGCTTCTCTAACAATATCACGTATTTCTTCAGGTTTTAAATTATTTACATCCTCTTTTGGCTTAACACTTTCATCATAAATGAATTCACCATCTGATTCAATTACGATTGATTTTGTTAATTTACCTCCAGGTGATGGTCTATCTTCTATAGCAACTACCTTTCCAGACACACTAGAATGTACTGGTGCAGACACAAAACCATTTGCTTCACCTAGCTTTTGTCCAACTTTCACATAGTCATTAATTTTTACTAATGGAGTACATGGCGCACCTATATGCTGCTGCAAAGGTATAATAACCTTTGATTTTGGCAAATATTCTTCAATAAAATTTGAGCTTGATAATTCTTTTTTATATTTGGGATGTATACCACCAATAAATGTATATACTCGAGCTTCCAACAATTACACCTCTTTTTACGCAAATTAGAATCGATAATTTACCGATATTATAATATAAATTCGACATTATAGCGAAATATCCTTCATTGTTATTTAAATAACAAAAAAAAGTGCTTGAAAATCTTCAAGCACTAATTTAGGGGTTCTTTAGTATCGGGGATTAGAATAGTATTATTTTAGAATTCTATGAATCTTTCTCTTGGTACACCACAAACCGGGCATTTCTCCGGTACTGTGTCAATCGTAGTATAACCGCAAACAGGACAAATGTATACTTTTGAAATCTTTATATCTTCACCCTTTAAAGCTGCTTCCTTTGCATCTTTGTACATTTGTGCATGTAATTTTTCTGCTTCCCATGCATGATTATAGCTCTTATTTGCGCCTTTTTCTTCCTGTAAATCTGCTACTGCTTTATATGCCGGATACATTTCTTCTACTTCAAATGTCTCACCAGCTATTGCTTTATCAAGGTTTGCTACTGTATCTCCAACTTCACCAAGCGTATTATAATGATTTGTTGCATGTACTCTTTCTGCATATGATATAGCTCTAAAAAGTTTTGCTATATTTGGTTTGCCTTCCTTCTCTGCTACATCTGCAAATATCTGATACTTCATATGTGCCTGGCTTTCACCAGCATACGCTGCACTTAGATTGGTTTTTGTCATTTCTCTCATTTCAATTTCTCCTCCTTAAATTTTTTAGTCTAAAACCTTGTCCCCAGGTTTCCAACCTACAGGACAAGCATGACCTGTTTGAAGTGCATTTAGCACTCTTAATATTTCATCGGCATTTCTACCGATTACTGGCTCATGTACAACTTCATAATCAACTACACCGTCCGGGTTGATAATAAATGCTGCTCTTAGCGCAATGCCAGCATCTTCCATTAAAATTCCGTATTGTTTTGTAACTTCCTTATTATAATCCGAAATTAAAGGGTAATCAATGCCACCAAGGCTATCGATCCAAGCTTTGTGTGAATATATACTATCTGTATTAATACCTAAGATCTCTGCATTTAACTTATCAAAATCAGCTTTTCTTTTATTAAACTCTGGTATTTCCGTTGAACATACAGATGAGAAGTCAAGTGGATAAAAGAATAGTACAACCCATTTACCTTTATAATCACTTAAGGATATCTGCCCCTTTGTGCTGTCTAATTTAAAATCTGGAGCCTTCTTGCCTACCAATGACATATGTAACACCTCTTTTAATATTTTTTATTTACTCATTTAACCTAAATTTGATAATGATATGTAATTTTAAAAGGGATAAGTATCACTATTAAATACCATCTATCTATTAATAATTATTTTCCCTTTACAAGTTCTATTATACATCATATATTTTCCATGTCAATATGTTTATTAAAATTTTTTATAATTTATTTTCGACTATATAAATACACACAGGTTTATTTAAAACAATGATCTAAATAAAAATTGCAATAAAAAAAGACCTAAACGGTCTCCTTATAATATGGTGGAGGGAGATGGATTCGAACCATCGAAGGCCGAGCCAACAGATTTACAGTCTGCCCCCTTTAGCCACTTGGGTATCCCTCCATATTTTATTATTATACACCATTAAGTTATTATTCAAAAACCTAAGATTTTAAATAAAATAAATGGTGGTCGCAATAGGGCTCGAACCTATGACCCCCTGCTTGTAAGGCAGGTGCTCTCCCAGCTGAGCTATACGACCACAATATGGTCGGGGTGGAGGGACTTGAACCCCCGACCCCATGCTCCCAAAGCACGTGCGCTACCAACTGCGCTACACCCCGGCGTCTTGCGACATATTTGATTATAGTAGAAAATAAGCATTTACACAACATTTATTATAGCCTTATTTCGGCGATTTAAAACAAATATCTCCGTCTTTTTTGATATTTTTCAATAATACTCTGTTTTTTCTTTAGTATTAAGTTTTACTAGAGTGGCAATACTATATTATCATGTTTTTTTTAACATGACCGTAATATGAAAAAGATAAATTTAGGATATATATAAAAATATCATATTAAAGTATTTTAGGAGGGATATATTTGAAAATTAAAATAGCAATAAACATAGGAATAGCGTCAATATTGATGACATCATCTATATTTATGCCGAGTGTAAAGGTAAATGCTTACACGATAATAAATAAATCAGAAATTGAACATGTTTTAAGTAAAGGTGTAACACAAAAAAATATTACATATTTTACGACAGAGGGTTTCATCAATGTAAATGTCCTCAATATTGACTTAAATGATAAAAACACAGCACTGTCGACAATTTTTAATCCCTCAGGTTTTAAAAACAGAATGAATGTTGAAGGTATGGCAAATGGCAATGGAGCTATAGCTGCAGTAAATGGCGATTTTTTTGACACAAAACAAGGGTTTATACTTGGTGCTTCTGTTAAAGATGGGAAGCTAATGACAATCCCATATTATGATTCAAAATTTGCAACCTTTGCCATTGATAAAAATAATATTCCATCAATTGATTACTGGAAGAGTAAGGAACTAAATATAAAATTACCTGATGCAACAGTGATCCCCATCAGCGCTTTAAATAATATTGGTGCTTTAAACAATAAAACTTCTTGTGCAATCTTCACAAAAGATTGGAATGCTTTCTCACCTGGTGCTAACAATGCATTCAAAGACCTAGTAGAAGTTGTCATAGGCAATGATGGCAAAGTCATGGAAGTAAGACAAGGAAAAGGATCAGTTTCAATACCTGATGGCGGTTATGTTATAGGTGCATCAGGTGATGTAGGTAAATCATTGCTAAATCTTAAGACGGGTGATATGGTAATAAAAAATATATCTACAAACCCACCATTTGATAATTTTAAAATGGCAATAAGTGGAGGGACAATTCTTGTATCAAATGGCACAGTAGCACCTAATTTTACAGACAATGTAGACGGAAATTATGCAAGAACATCAATAGGTTATACACAGGACAAAAAACATATCATAATCGCAACAGTTGATAAGGCCAATACAAGGGGAATGACAGAAAGAGAATTGGCGGAACTTATGTTGAACCTCGGAGCATATGAAGCAATGAACTTAGATGGCGGTAGCTCGACACAAATGGCTATAAGGGAACTTGGTGATAGCAAAGCAAGGCTTCAAAATAATGTGCAAGGCTTTGAAAGAAATGTTGCTAATGGAGTTGGTGTATTCAATACAGCAGCAAAGGGTAACCTTTATGCATTAAAGCTTGAAGCTACAAGTACAAACATATTTGT
This portion of the Thermoanaerobacterium sp. RBIITD genome encodes:
- a CDS encoding RnfABCDGE type electron transport complex subunit D — encoded protein: MENKLYVTSSPHFRTDDDVQRIMLDVIIALIPALIAGIIFFGLRALFITLTCVVFSVATEAIIQKLTHKEITINDFSAVVTGILLAFNLPVTIQWWIAAIGSIFAIAIVKQIFGGLGYNFMNPALAARAFLLASWPVPMSHFTVDGVASATPLAIMKGIEASGKLPSLWNMFIGAKGGTIGEVSILALLIGAAYLLYRRVITLRIPLSYILTVAVLTWVLGKNGVFTGNPLYHIMAGGLILGAFFMATDYPTSPVTPKGQIIFGIGCGILTSVIRLYGGYPEGVSYSILLMNIATPLIDKFTAPKVFGEVKANGK
- a CDS encoding rubrerythrin family protein, with the translated sequence MREMTKTNLSAAYAGESQAHMKYQIFADVAEKEGKPNIAKLFRAISYAERVHATNHYNTLGEVGDTVANLDKAIAGETFEVEEMYPAYKAVADLQEEKGANKSYNHAWEAEKLHAQMYKDAKEAALKGEDIKISKVYICPVCGYTTIDTVPEKCPVCGVPRERFIEF
- a CDS encoding phosphodiester glycosidase family protein, with product MKIKIAINIGIASILMTSSIFMPSVKVNAYTIINKSEIEHVLSKGVTQKNITYFTTEGFINVNVLNIDLNDKNTALSTIFNPSGFKNRMNVEGMANGNGAIAAVNGDFFDTKQGFILGASVKDGKLMTIPYYDSKFATFAIDKNNIPSIDYWKSKELNIKLPDATVIPISALNNIGALNNKTSCAIFTKDWNAFSPGANNAFKDLVEVVIGNDGKVMEVRQGKGSVSIPDGGYVIGASGDVGKSLLNLKTGDMVIKNISTNPPFDNFKMAISGGTILVSNGTVAPNFTDNVDGNYARTSIGYTQDKKHIIIATVDKANTRGMTERELAELMLNLGAYEAMNLDGGSSTQMAIRELGDSKARLQNNVQGFERNVANGVGVFNTAAKGNLYALKLEATSTNIFVGTHRTIKIKGYDDNLNPVNVDPKSVSFSINGIMGTFDGNTFMPLSSGDGVITAKIGDATGTLKIKALETLADIRFNPYSINAEKGSTTKVDVTGKDLNGYRASIEDSDIKWTVYNNVGYIDKGIFKASNADVMGAISANINGKIGNLSVKVGQGSQFDTSILPKPIDFLSNDKGNKDVPINNTDNSFKFMVYGDTSYDTLLRLQISLKATETANEDYPLIVFTGNVNDKVLNSLKIKYIKAESTYGVYDFKNSTFITLNDNNGGLLASDPNQWNWFLSTLNNVKCDNLFVILPRPIWGDDGFKDVREATLFENTLNKFMQNTGKNVWIIYNSKNSFYTTLNDNIRYITTYGTNVGGGKMDIYNDARYISIMVNGKDVYYQNKNLFSR
- a CDS encoding RnfABCDGE type electron transport complex subunit G — translated: MENKNDILKTGITLLLITGIAAIVLGFFNYITEKPIAKQKENTNMEAMKAVLKADQYTKIDLSKYNFKFDTSGDPKLSPDPKLIEEINEGKSGGNVSGYVIKVAPQGFSGPVEEMIGIDKEGKITGITIVNQSETPGLGAKSIDPNWNRQYKDKKTDKDLTVVKTAPSQDNQIQAITGATITSKAVTKGVNTAIEAFKVIAGSNR
- a CDS encoding peroxiredoxin, which encodes MSLVGKKAPDFKLDSTKGQISLSDYKGKWVVLFFYPLDFSSVCSTEIPEFNKRKADFDKLNAEILGINTDSIYSHKAWIDSLGGIDYPLISDYNKEVTKQYGILMEDAGIALRAAFIINPDGVVDYEVVHEPVIGRNADEILRVLNALQTGHACPVGWKPGDKVLD
- the rsxC gene encoding electron transport complex subunit RsxC, with translation MEARVYTFIGGIHPKYKKELSSSNFIEEYLPKSKVIIPLQQHIGAPCTPLVKINDYVKVGQKLGEANGFVSAPVHSSVSGKVVAIEDRPSPGGKLTKSIVIESDGEFIYDESVKPKEDVNNLKPEEIRDIVREAGIVGMGGATFPTMVKLNPPPDKKIDTVILNGAECEPYLTADHRLMLERAVDIVYGMRVIMKALGVSKGYIGIEDNKVDAINEMNKACKEYDGIEVAVLKTKYPQGSEKHIIKAITGREVPSGKLPADVGVIVDNVGTACAVSDAIKLGKPLIERVVTVTGEGVENPKNLLVKIGTPFKELIEYCGGFKGNPGKVISGGPMMGIAQYSLDVPVIKGTSGILVFPEDILTLKNPKPCIRCAKCVDACPMNLLPLFISAYALKDDFEKCEEYHAVDCIECGSCSYVCPSKRPLVESIRLAKREILKRRKK